In one Balaenoptera acutorostrata chromosome 5, mBalAcu1.1, whole genome shotgun sequence genomic region, the following are encoded:
- the LOC103018813 gene encoding lysosome-associated membrane glycoprotein 1-like: MQHVSVQLMRFVYNLSDTGIFPNSSSRAIKTAESVTDTKGNINKKHRCESSNQIRMRNVTIGLRDATLQACLSSNSFCRQETTCERAWPSPPTPAAPPQPSPTPAPKRPSGSKYNVSVTSGTCLLASMGLQLNVTCRTRDNTTVTREFNPNKTTFGGSCTAQLETPELRGRNLLPALQFAMNAIAAGFFLQGVQLTLTPPDAGDPAFKAARGPLRALQAAAGSSYEGNAEERVRVPETYSGCGSAFRVDGDKFGPVEGGQLGEHSMLSPIAVGGALAGLVLSVLIAYLIGRKRSHAGCQTL; encoded by the coding sequence ATGCAACACGTTAGTGTCCAGCTGATGCGTTTTGTTTATAACTTGTCAGATACAGGGATTTTCCCCAATTCGAGCTCCAGGGCAATCAAGACTGCGGAATCCGTAACCGACACCAAgggaaacataaataaaaagcACAGGTGTGAGAGCAGCAATCAGATCCGCATGCGCAACGTGACCATCGGGCTCCGTGACGCCACCCTCCAGGCCTGCCTCTCCAGCAACAGCTTCTGCAGGCAGGAGACGACCTGTGAGCGAGCCTGGccctccccgcccaccccggccGCGCCGCCCCAGCCCTCGCCCACCCCGGCGCCCAAGAGACCCTCGGGGTCCAAGTACAACGTGAGCGTCACCAGCGGGACCTGCCTGCTGGCCAGCATGGGGCTGCAGCTGAACGTCACCTGCAGGACGAGGGACAACACAACGGTGACCAGAGAGTTCAACCCCAACAAGACCACCTTTGGGGGGAGCTGCACAGCCCAGCTGGAGACCCCGGAGCTCCGCGGCAGGAACCTGCTCCCGGCGCTCCAGTTTGCGATGAACGCAATTGCAGCCGGGTTTTTCCTGCAAGGAGTCCAGCTGACGCTGACTCCGCCCGATGCCGGAGACCCCGCCTTCAAGGCCGCCCGCGGCCCGCTGAGGGCGCTGCAGGCAGCCGCCGGGAGCTCGTACGAGGGCAACGCTGAGGAGCGCGTGCGGGTCCCCGAGACCTATTCAGGGTGTGGGTCGGCGTTCCGCGTGGACGGGGACAAGTTTGGGCCTGTGGAGGGGGGTCAGCTGGGTGAGCACAGCATGCTGAGCCCCATCGCCGTGGGCGGCGCCCTGGCAGGGCTGGTCCTCAGCGTCCTCATCGCCTACCTTATTGGCCGGAAAAGGAGCCACGCCGGCTGCCAGACCCTCTAG